In a single window of the Amycolatopsis sp. cg5 genome:
- a CDS encoding SDR family NAD(P)-dependent oxidoreductase, translated as MGRLADKVAVVFGGARGIGLATVKEFLAEGATVYASDIREPAEKLDHENYSHSIVDATDENDVDTFVQDVLTRAGRVDVLFNNVGIHLGKPLADTTLDEFDNIFALNVRAAFLGTRAVLPGMIERKSGSIITTSSNGGVMGRPGDPVYNATKHALVGLTKSIAVAHAHQGIRANTVNPGAIDTDMLRGTLASPEDFEAKQHALVASTPAARIGEAWEVAKAVVFLASDESRFINGVLLPIDGAKAAGAMPNDRYSLDFDLGVK; from the coding sequence ATGGGCCGGTTGGCCGACAAGGTCGCGGTGGTCTTCGGCGGTGCGCGGGGCATCGGCCTCGCCACGGTGAAGGAGTTCCTCGCCGAGGGCGCCACCGTGTACGCCAGCGACATCCGCGAGCCTGCGGAGAAGCTGGACCACGAGAACTACTCACACTCCATTGTGGACGCCACCGACGAGAACGACGTCGACACGTTCGTCCAGGACGTGCTGACCCGCGCCGGGCGCGTCGACGTGCTGTTCAACAACGTCGGCATCCACCTGGGCAAGCCTCTCGCCGACACCACTTTGGACGAGTTCGACAACATCTTCGCTCTGAACGTCCGCGCGGCGTTCCTCGGCACCCGTGCCGTGCTGCCGGGCATGATCGAGCGGAAGTCGGGCAGCATCATCACGACCTCGTCCAACGGCGGCGTGATGGGACGGCCGGGCGACCCGGTCTACAACGCCACCAAGCACGCGCTGGTCGGGCTGACCAAGTCGATCGCCGTCGCGCACGCGCACCAGGGCATCCGCGCCAACACGGTCAACCCCGGCGCGATCGACACCGACATGCTGCGCGGCACGCTCGCCTCGCCGGAGGACTTCGAGGCCAAGCAGCACGCGCTCGTCGCGAGCACCCCGGCCGCCCGCATCGGCGAGGCCTGGGAGGTCGCGAAGGCCGTCGTGTTCCTGGCTTCGGACGAGTCACGCTTCATCAACGGTGTGCTGCTCCCGATCGACGGCGCCAAGGCCGCGGGCGCGATGCCGAACGACCGTTACAGCCTGGACTTCGATCTCGGGGTCAAGTGA
- a CDS encoding VOC family protein — MTYEFQIVVDSADPHTLADWWADMLGWDVEPSKEDFIREMVAAGHATEADTKTHKGVLVWREGQAILHPDGSGRRILFMLVPEEKTVKNRVHLDLRVGEDKREAELERLTALGAKELHRGRQGPHWWITIADPEGNELCLS, encoded by the coding sequence ATGACCTACGAATTCCAGATCGTCGTCGATTCGGCGGATCCGCACACGCTCGCCGACTGGTGGGCGGACATGCTCGGCTGGGACGTCGAGCCCAGTAAGGAGGACTTCATACGGGAGATGGTCGCGGCGGGACACGCCACGGAGGCGGACACCAAGACGCACAAGGGTGTGCTCGTCTGGCGCGAGGGCCAGGCGATCCTGCATCCGGACGGCTCGGGCAGGCGGATCCTGTTCATGCTGGTGCCGGAGGAGAAGACCGTGAAGAACCGGGTGCACCTGGATCTTCGGGTCGGCGAGGACAAGCGCGAAGCCGAGCTCGAGCGCCTGACGGCACTCGGCGCGAAAGAACTGCACCGAGGCCGCCAGGGCCCGCACTGGTGGATCACGATCGCGGATCCGGAGGGCAATGAACTCTGTCTCAGCTGA
- a CDS encoding NPCBM/NEW2 domain-containing protein, whose amino-acid sequence MRRLVVFVAALGAATTVVAAPAVATETGARPAEAPAAAPPMGWNSWNKFACNINEQLIRETADALVSSGMKDAGYQYVNIDDCWAELNRNAEGKLENNKARFPSGIKALADYIHGKGLKLGIYTSAGTLTCAKTMPGALDHEEVDAQTFADWGVDYLKYDNCNNQGRPALERYTKMGEALKKTGRPIVYALCEWGQNKPWTWGKDAGAQLWRTTGDIKDNWGSWTGILDKQVGLEAYSGPGAWNDPDMLEVGNGGMTNDEYQAHFALWSLMNAPLLAGNDLRSQSDATKKILQNKDLIAINQDWGGKQGHKVRDDGDNEVWAKPMSDGSTAVVLFNRGSKSSSISTVPAEIGAAASSGYRVRDLWTGAETETTGALRAAVPSHGAAAFRVWPSKFPSAAPRTTLSVQAADFTPRDKPFTTSVELTNDGSTPAFLGKVSLTAPTGWKVDGRADEFVLVVLPGKSWKHTWTVSPVAPTGDKVSVTSHTEYWTLWGKQTLDTEGTTPLVTAPTAGTTALSQAAWISAENGFGPVERGKSNGESKAGDGKPITIGGVVYPDGLGVHAPSKVRFYLGGGCKSFSSIVGLDDEKKIGTVAFSVLGDGKQLAATETMKTGQSQAIDVPLTGVGVLDLVVTDGGDGNNSDHADWANATITC is encoded by the coding sequence ATGCGTCGTCTTGTCGTGTTCGTCGCCGCCCTGGGGGCCGCGACGACTGTCGTGGCCGCCCCGGCGGTCGCCACCGAAACCGGAGCCAGACCGGCCGAAGCGCCGGCCGCCGCGCCGCCGATGGGCTGGAACAGCTGGAACAAGTTCGCCTGCAACATCAACGAACAGCTGATCCGCGAGACCGCGGACGCGCTCGTGTCGTCCGGTATGAAGGACGCCGGCTACCAGTACGTGAACATCGACGACTGCTGGGCGGAGCTCAACCGCAACGCCGAAGGCAAGCTCGAGAACAACAAGGCCCGCTTCCCCAGCGGGATCAAGGCGCTCGCCGACTACATCCACGGCAAGGGCCTCAAGCTCGGCATCTACACCAGCGCGGGCACGCTGACCTGCGCGAAGACCATGCCGGGCGCGCTCGACCACGAAGAGGTGGACGCGCAGACGTTCGCGGACTGGGGCGTCGACTACCTCAAGTACGACAACTGCAACAACCAGGGCCGTCCCGCGCTGGAGCGCTACACGAAGATGGGCGAGGCGCTGAAGAAGACCGGCCGCCCGATCGTCTACGCGCTGTGCGAGTGGGGCCAGAACAAGCCGTGGACCTGGGGCAAGGACGCGGGCGCCCAGCTGTGGCGCACCACCGGCGACATCAAGGACAACTGGGGCAGCTGGACCGGCATCCTCGACAAGCAGGTCGGCCTGGAGGCCTACTCCGGCCCCGGCGCCTGGAACGACCCCGACATGCTCGAGGTCGGCAACGGCGGCATGACCAACGACGAGTACCAGGCGCACTTCGCGCTGTGGTCGCTGATGAACGCGCCGCTGCTCGCGGGCAACGACCTGCGCTCGCAGTCCGACGCGACGAAGAAGATCCTGCAGAACAAAGATCTCATCGCGATCAACCAGGACTGGGGCGGCAAGCAGGGCCACAAGGTCCGCGACGACGGCGACAACGAGGTCTGGGCGAAGCCGATGTCCGACGGCTCGACCGCGGTCGTGCTGTTCAACCGCGGCAGCAAGTCCTCGTCGATCTCGACCGTGCCCGCGGAGATCGGCGCGGCGGCCTCGTCCGGCTACCGCGTCCGCGACCTGTGGACCGGCGCCGAGACCGAGACCACGGGCGCGCTGCGCGCCGCGGTGCCGAGCCACGGCGCGGCCGCGTTCCGCGTCTGGCCGTCGAAGTTCCCGAGCGCCGCGCCGCGCACCACGCTTTCCGTGCAGGCGGCCGACTTCACGCCCCGCGACAAGCCGTTCACCACTTCGGTCGAACTCACCAACGACGGTTCGACGCCCGCCTTCCTCGGCAAGGTCTCGCTGACCGCGCCCACCGGCTGGAAGGTCGACGGCCGCGCCGACGAGTTCGTTCTCGTTGTCCTGCCGGGAAAATCGTGGAAGCACACGTGGACGGTCAGCCCGGTCGCCCCGACCGGCGACAAGGTTTCGGTGACCTCGCACACCGAATACTGGACGCTCTGGGGAAAGCAGACACTGGACACCGAAGGCACCACGCCGCTGGTGACCGCGCCCACGGCGGGCACGACCGCGCTGTCCCAAGCCGCGTGGATCTCGGCGGAGAACGGCTTCGGCCCGGTCGAGCGCGGCAAGAGCAACGGCGAGTCCAAGGCCGGTGACGGCAAGCCGATCACCATCGGCGGCGTCGTCTACCCTGACGGCCTCGGCGTGCACGCGCCGTCGAAGGTGCGCTTCTACCTGGGCGGCGGCTGCAAGTCGTTCAGCTCGATCGTCGGACTCGACGACGAGAAGAAGATCGGCACGGTCGCCTTCAGCGTGCTCGGCGACGGCAAGCAGCTCGCCGCGACCGAGACCATGAAGACCGGCCAGTCCCAGGCCATCGACGTCCCGCTCACCGGCGTCGGCGTGCTCGACCTGGTCGTCACCGACGGCGGCGACGGCAACAACTCCGACCACGCCGACTGGGCCAACGCCACGATCACCTGCTGA
- a CDS encoding GntR family transcriptional regulator produces MAALDAARLQEDRELLERSGTAERVASILRQRITEGDFPPGTRLSEPAISAALGVSRNTLRESFQLLAHERLAVHQLNRGVFVRELTAEDISDLYAIRRIVECGALRRAAERPSLDLSPVSQALSDGQSAAATSDWRAVGTASIHFHQALADLAGSHRVSETMRQVLAETRLVFVFTENTQAFFEPYLNRHARILKQLERARFTDAADALDAYLREAETQLLAAYARADP; encoded by the coding sequence ATGGCCGCCCTCGATGCTGCCAGGTTGCAGGAGGACCGCGAGCTGCTCGAGCGCAGCGGCACGGCCGAGCGTGTCGCGTCCATCCTGCGCCAGCGCATCACCGAGGGCGACTTCCCGCCGGGCACCCGCCTGTCCGAGCCCGCGATCAGCGCCGCGCTCGGCGTCTCCCGCAACACGCTGCGCGAGTCGTTCCAGCTGCTCGCGCACGAACGCCTCGCGGTGCACCAGCTCAACCGCGGCGTGTTCGTCCGCGAGCTGACGGCCGAGGACATCTCCGACCTCTACGCGATCCGCCGCATCGTCGAATGCGGCGCGCTCCGCCGCGCGGCCGAACGCCCCTCGCTGGACCTTTCCCCGGTCTCTCAGGCGCTTTCGGACGGCCAGTCCGCCGCGGCCACCTCGGACTGGCGAGCCGTCGGCACGGCGAGCATCCACTTCCACCAGGCACTCGCCGACCTAGCGGGCAGCCACCGCGTCAGCGAGACCATGCGCCAGGTACTCGCCGAAACCCGCCTGGTCTTCGTGTTCACCGAAAACACCCAGGCCTTCTTCGAGCCTTACCTCAACCGCCACGCCCGCATCCTCAAGCAACTCGAGCGCGCCCGCTTCACCGACGCCGCCGACGCGCTCGACGCCTACCTCCGCGAGGCCGAGACCCAGCTCCTCGCCGCCTACGCCCGCGCCGACCCATGA
- a CDS encoding aspartate aminotransferase family protein, which yields MQPTNPLWHPFADMGAVDGDRMIITRGAGSYVWDDQDRRYFDATASLWYANFGHGREEIADAVAAQLRKLDSYNLFGYYANEPALKLAERVSALAPTPGSKVFLASGGGDVVDTAAKIARAHFFHTGRPGKTHLIGRQLGYHGTHGFGTAIGGLAPNRVGFEPLQEPVSHVPFDDSAALEAEILRVGADRVAAFFCEPVIGAGGVQLPPPGYIEAVAEICKRHDVLFVADCVIAGFGRLGTWFGIDRWPVQPDMITVAKGITGGTIPLGALIVAPRVAEPFFTGRPGAPILRHGPTYAGHPVACAAANVTLDIYEREGLIARGRELEKPLADVLSGLTSHPLVAEVRAGLGFLAAVDLTADVLEADPGASGKLQRACREEGVLVRPLAKGFAISPPLIADEPELDLLGNAFPRALDRLEVS from the coding sequence ATGCAACCGACCAACCCGCTCTGGCATCCGTTCGCGGACATGGGCGCGGTCGACGGCGACCGGATGATCATCACCAGGGGTGCGGGATCGTACGTCTGGGACGATCAGGACCGGCGGTACTTCGACGCGACCGCCTCGCTCTGGTACGCCAACTTCGGGCACGGCCGCGAGGAGATCGCCGACGCCGTCGCCGCGCAGCTGCGCAAGCTCGACTCGTACAACCTCTTCGGCTACTACGCCAACGAGCCCGCGCTGAAGCTGGCCGAACGCGTTTCCGCGCTCGCGCCGACACCCGGCTCGAAGGTGTTCCTCGCCTCCGGCGGCGGCGACGTCGTCGACACCGCGGCGAAGATCGCCCGCGCGCACTTCTTCCACACCGGCCGTCCCGGGAAGACCCACCTCATCGGCAGGCAGCTCGGGTACCACGGCACGCACGGCTTCGGCACCGCGATCGGCGGGCTCGCGCCCAACCGGGTCGGCTTCGAACCGTTGCAGGAGCCCGTTTCGCACGTCCCGTTCGACGACTCCGCCGCGCTGGAGGCGGAGATCCTGCGCGTCGGCGCCGACCGGGTGGCCGCGTTCTTCTGCGAGCCGGTGATCGGGGCCGGTGGCGTCCAGCTGCCGCCGCCCGGGTACATCGAGGCCGTCGCCGAGATCTGCAAGCGGCACGACGTCCTGTTCGTCGCCGACTGCGTGATCGCCGGGTTCGGGCGGCTCGGCACCTGGTTCGGCATCGACCGCTGGCCGGTCCAGCCGGACATGATCACCGTGGCCAAGGGCATCACCGGCGGCACGATCCCGCTGGGCGCGCTGATCGTCGCGCCGCGCGTGGCGGAGCCGTTCTTCACCGGGCGGCCCGGTGCGCCGATCCTGCGGCACGGCCCGACCTACGCCGGGCATCCCGTCGCCTGCGCGGCCGCGAACGTCACGCTCGACATCTACGAGCGCGAAGGCCTGATCGCCCGCGGGCGCGAGCTGGAGAAGCCGCTCGCCGACGTGCTGTCGGGGCTGACCTCGCATCCCTTGGTCGCCGAAGTCCGTGCCGGGCTCGGCTTCCTGGCCGCGGTCGACCTCACCGCCGACGTGCTCGAAGCAGATCCGGGTGCTTCGGGCAAGCTGCAGCGTGCCTGCCGCGAGGAGGGCGTGCTCGTCCGCCCGCTCGCCAAGGGATTCGCGATCTCACCACCGCTGATCGCCGATGAGCCCGAACTCGACCTGCTCGGGAACGCTTTCCCGCGCGCGCTCGACCGGCTCGAGGTCAGCTGA
- a CDS encoding IclR family transcriptional regulator: MTPAARPPLASAAPRRTPGASSSRKVLQLLLAFSERRPEASVAELAATIGTPVATTYRYVALLKELQLLEEGKAGRYHVTCQVMPLARAAQLSNDLARLAKPTMEEAARELGETVLLFQHFGDTAVCADRVECDRAMRFTFQPGHSVPLGEGASGKMMLASLPEADRERRLPTLMQRRGHGIRDELKRAALNRYAVSWGEIEEGVWACSVPVHVPGHRPAVLTMAGPAARINDEAKRAAISSLQAYANRIQRAVSSYSL, translated from the coding sequence ATGACGCCCGCCGCACGCCCTCCCCTCGCCTCGGCCGCTCCCCGGCGCACGCCGGGCGCGAGCAGTTCCCGCAAGGTCTTGCAGCTGTTGCTGGCTTTCTCCGAGCGCAGGCCGGAAGCCAGTGTCGCCGAACTGGCCGCGACCATCGGCACGCCGGTCGCGACGACTTATCGTTACGTGGCACTGTTGAAGGAACTACAGCTGCTCGAAGAAGGCAAAGCCGGGCGTTATCACGTGACCTGCCAGGTGATGCCGCTGGCGCGTGCCGCACAACTGTCCAATGACCTGGCGCGGCTCGCCAAGCCGACAATGGAAGAAGCGGCACGCGAACTCGGCGAAACAGTGTTGCTATTCCAGCATTTCGGGGATACGGCCGTCTGCGCCGACCGGGTCGAATGCGATCGGGCGATGCGGTTCACCTTCCAGCCCGGTCATTCCGTTCCGCTGGGGGAAGGCGCGTCCGGCAAGATGATGCTCGCGTCGCTGCCCGAGGCCGACCGCGAACGGCGGCTGCCCACGCTGATGCAGCGGCGCGGGCACGGGATCCGCGACGAGCTCAAGCGCGCGGCGCTCAACCGGTACGCGGTCAGCTGGGGCGAGATCGAAGAAGGCGTGTGGGCGTGTTCGGTGCCGGTGCACGTGCCCGGACATCGCCCGGCCGTGCTCACCATGGCGGGGCCGGCCGCGCGGATCAACGACGAGGCGAAGCGCGCGGCGATCTCGTCGCTGCAGGCGTACGCGAACCGGATCCAGCGGGCGGTGTCCTCCTACTCGCTGTAG
- a CDS encoding family 16 glycoside hydrolase: protein MLRRSLLALVAGVALATAVVTSPMAAAAGLTPKGDPNPYGDPNLVSMFDGKTLDGWTSSKDGLWSAKNGVIHGNGTARGWLYYNKKQVDTFRWIFTLKQVKGDHKPTVLIWGKTTPVLNGLDSIQFQPPNGGHWDYRAGHNDGGGKLFTQYPHTSIDIKKWAQCELIGNATTGVARMACCPLKDPAATCKGVEVLKFEDKTAGRVGPLAIQVHNSGIQDEYKNLFFESPVVQSPDKFITT, encoded by the coding sequence ATGCTTCGCCGCTCACTCTTGGCGCTGGTCGCGGGGGTCGCTTTGGCGACGGCCGTGGTCACGTCGCCGATGGCAGCAGCAGCCGGGTTGACCCCGAAGGGCGACCCGAATCCGTACGGTGACCCGAACCTGGTGTCGATGTTCGACGGCAAGACGCTCGACGGCTGGACCTCGTCGAAGGACGGCCTCTGGTCGGCCAAGAACGGGGTCATCCACGGCAACGGGACCGCGCGCGGCTGGTTGTACTACAACAAGAAGCAGGTCGACACCTTCCGCTGGATCTTCACGCTCAAGCAGGTCAAGGGCGACCACAAGCCGACCGTGCTGATCTGGGGCAAGACCACCCCGGTGCTCAACGGCCTCGACTCCATCCAGTTCCAGCCGCCGAACGGCGGGCACTGGGACTACCGGGCCGGGCACAACGACGGCGGCGGGAAGCTGTTCACGCAGTATCCGCACACTTCGATCGACATCAAGAAATGGGCGCAGTGCGAGCTGATCGGCAACGCGACCACCGGTGTCGCGCGGATGGCCTGCTGTCCGCTGAAGGATCCTGCGGCCACCTGTAAGGGTGTCGAGGTGCTGAAGTTCGAGGACAAGACGGCGGGCCGGGTCGGGCCGCTGGCCATTCAGGTCCACAACTCCGGTATCCAGGACGAATACAAGAACCTGTTCTTCGAATCACCCGTCGTGCAGAGCCCGGACAAGTTCATCACGACTTGA
- a CDS encoding CaiB/BaiF CoA transferase family protein has translation MTRPLDGIKVVDLSRILAGPYCTQYLGEMGADVIKVEPPGHGDDTRMWGPPFVGDDAVYYLAANRNKRGIVLDLKSERGQDAVRRLVADADVLVENFRPGTLERWGLGYPELSELNPRLIHLSITGFGQTGPYRDKPGYDLVAQAMGGIMDLTGEADGPPAKVGLPVADLNAGTWGIIAVLMALHARHTTGRGQYLDVSLLDTQLAWHVYAAGATFYDAKRPRRMGSAHPSIVPYQAYQVADSWIVIAVGSEKLWRVFCAVLGLDIAEDPRFVSNAARAAHREELNELLQEILLTRPADDWLKRFEEASIPAGPINTIDDIYADPWTAERDQVVRMDSYTGTGFPVKASGTPARPVSPPPSLGQHTEEVLAELGYPAEEIREFLPDRASSDEE, from the coding sequence TTGACCAGACCACTGGACGGCATCAAGGTCGTCGACCTCTCCCGCATCCTGGCCGGGCCTTACTGCACGCAGTACCTGGGTGAGATGGGCGCCGACGTGATCAAGGTCGAGCCGCCCGGTCACGGCGACGACACCCGGATGTGGGGCCCGCCGTTCGTCGGCGACGACGCGGTCTACTACCTCGCGGCCAACAGGAACAAACGTGGGATCGTGCTCGATCTCAAGAGCGAACGCGGCCAGGACGCCGTGCGCAGGCTCGTCGCGGACGCCGACGTGCTGGTCGAGAACTTCCGGCCCGGCACGCTGGAGCGCTGGGGGCTCGGCTACCCCGAGCTGTCCGAGCTGAACCCCCGACTCATCCACCTGTCGATCACCGGCTTCGGCCAGACCGGTCCATACCGCGACAAGCCCGGCTACGACCTGGTCGCGCAGGCCATGGGCGGGATCATGGACCTCACCGGCGAGGCCGACGGGCCGCCCGCGAAGGTCGGCCTGCCCGTCGCCGACCTCAACGCGGGCACCTGGGGCATCATCGCGGTGCTGATGGCGTTGCACGCCCGGCACACGACCGGACGCGGCCAGTACCTCGATGTGTCGCTTTTGGACACCCAGCTGGCCTGGCACGTCTACGCCGCCGGAGCCACCTTTTACGACGCCAAGCGGCCGCGCCGGATGGGTTCGGCGCACCCGAGCATCGTGCCGTACCAGGCGTATCAGGTGGCCGACAGCTGGATCGTCATCGCGGTCGGCTCCGAGAAACTCTGGCGCGTCTTCTGCGCGGTGCTGGGCCTGGACATCGCCGAGGATCCCCGGTTCGTGTCGAACGCGGCCCGCGCCGCGCACCGCGAAGAACTCAACGAGCTGCTTCAGGAGATCCTGCTCACGCGCCCCGCCGACGACTGGCTCAAGCGCTTCGAGGAGGCGAGTATCCCGGCAGGCCCGATCAACACGATCGACGACATCTACGCCGACCCGTGGACCGCTGAGCGGGATCAGGTGGTACGCATGGATTCGTACACGGGCACGGGCTTCCCGGTGAAGGCGTCGGGCACGCCGGCTCGGCCGGTCTCGCCACCGCCGTCGCTCGGGCAGCACACCGAAGAGGTGCTGGCCGAGCTCGGCTACCCGGCCGAGGAGATCAGGGAGTTCCTGCCCGACCGAGCTTCGAGTGATGAGGAGTGA
- a CDS encoding hydantoinase B/oxoprolinase family protein encodes MSVDPILVGVIGNRLHSILAEQQNALVNTAFSAVVRESLDLACAVFDSRGEMIGQSVGGTPGHINAMATGMHHFVAAYPPETLEPGDVLLTNDPWQTAGQINDITVATPVFLRGRLVAWFASCCHAPDIGGRLVSAEANEVFEEGLRLPIMKFLRAGVVNADLELLIRVNVRTPEETIGDLYAQVTGNEVGAASLVRLLDEFDLESIDEVAAEIMNRSERALRDALAKMPDGVYTSEMRTDGFDDEDITLKTTVTIAGEDIHLDFAGSSPQSERGINVVLNYARAYASFAVKAAISPEVPHNAGSFRPVHVTAPLGSVLNCQSPAPVASRHLIGHFLPSLLISALHKALPGNALAHSADALWMTIWRGAGVDGEFMLNVFQTGGIGARAGKDGLSTTGFPSGLRSTPTEVIETMAPLVQIERTLRRDSGGIGRQRGGLGQNTSMAARGEISWSVNGNVDRTLRPASGVDGGGAGAPGVFGLVSGGDLPSKSRVALAPDAVVSVVLPGGGGYGAPFSRDPVSVLADVVDGYVSIESARADYGVEVRYIGEPDALVRLPEDYVVDEESTSRLRR; translated from the coding sequence ATGAGCGTCGACCCGATCCTGGTGGGCGTCATCGGCAACCGGCTCCATTCGATTCTCGCCGAGCAGCAGAACGCGCTGGTCAACACCGCCTTCTCCGCCGTGGTCCGCGAATCGCTCGACCTTGCTTGCGCCGTGTTCGACTCGCGCGGCGAGATGATCGGCCAGTCCGTCGGCGGCACTCCCGGCCACATCAACGCGATGGCGACCGGGATGCACCACTTCGTCGCCGCGTACCCGCCGGAGACCCTCGAACCCGGCGACGTGCTGCTCACCAACGACCCGTGGCAGACCGCGGGCCAGATCAACGACATCACCGTGGCCACGCCGGTGTTCCTGCGCGGGCGGCTGGTCGCGTGGTTCGCGTCGTGCTGTCACGCGCCGGACATCGGCGGCAGGCTCGTCTCGGCCGAGGCCAACGAGGTCTTCGAAGAGGGCCTGCGGCTGCCGATCATGAAGTTCCTGCGCGCCGGCGTGGTCAACGCCGACCTCGAACTGCTGATCCGCGTCAACGTCCGCACGCCGGAGGAGACCATCGGCGACCTGTACGCGCAGGTCACCGGCAACGAGGTCGGCGCGGCCAGCCTGGTCCGGCTGCTCGACGAGTTCGACCTGGAGTCGATCGACGAGGTCGCGGCCGAGATCATGAACCGCTCCGAGCGGGCGCTGCGCGACGCGCTCGCGAAGATGCCGGACGGCGTCTACACCAGCGAGATGCGCACGGACGGCTTCGACGACGAGGACATCACGCTCAAGACGACCGTGACCATCGCGGGCGAGGACATCCATCTCGACTTCGCCGGTTCGTCGCCGCAGAGCGAACGCGGGATCAACGTGGTGCTCAACTACGCCCGCGCGTATGCGTCGTTCGCGGTGAAGGCCGCGATCTCACCCGAGGTGCCGCACAACGCGGGCTCGTTCCGGCCGGTCCACGTGACCGCGCCTCTTGGCTCGGTCTTGAACTGCCAGAGTCCGGCGCCGGTGGCGTCCCGGCACCTCATCGGGCACTTCCTGCCGTCGCTGCTGATCAGCGCGCTGCACAAAGCGTTGCCCGGCAACGCTTTGGCGCACAGCGCGGACGCGTTGTGGATGACGATCTGGCGTGGCGCAGGTGTCGACGGCGAGTTCATGCTCAACGTGTTCCAGACCGGCGGCATCGGCGCGCGGGCGGGCAAGGACGGGCTGAGCACCACGGGATTCCCGAGTGGACTGCGCTCGACGCCGACCGAGGTCATCGAGACGATGGCGCCGCTGGTGCAGATCGAGCGGACGCTGCGGCGGGACTCCGGTGGCATCGGGCGTCAGCGTGGTGGCCTCGGGCAGAACACGTCGATGGCCGCACGCGGCGAGATCTCTTGGAGTGTCAACGGAAACGTCGACCGGACTCTGCGTCCCGCGTCCGGTGTGGACGGTGGCGGTGCCGGTGCGCCGGGCGTGTTCGGGCTGGTGTCCGGTGGTGACCTGCCGAGCAAGAGCCGGGTCGCGCTGGCGCCGGACGCGGTCGTCTCAGTGGTGCTGCCAGGCGGAGGCGGTTACGGCGCGCCGTTCTCGCGTGACCCCGTATCCGTGCTCGCCGATGTCGTGGACGGGTACGTGTCGATCGAGTCGGCGCGCGCGGACTACGGCGTCGAAGTTCGGTACATCGGCGAGCCGGACGCACTGGTCCGGCTGCCGGAAGACTACGTCGTGGACGAGGAATCGACCTCGCGGTTAAGGAGATGA